From Columba livia isolate bColLiv1 breed racing homer chromosome 5, bColLiv1.pat.W.v2, whole genome shotgun sequence, one genomic window encodes:
- the SYT7 gene encoding synaptotagmin-7 isoform X1 gives MYLHPEAASAGAPSRDVLLVSAIITVSLSVTIVLCGICQWCQRKLGKRYKTSLETVGTPDSSRGRSEKKTINDLDRDFWNNNDNTVQQKWSSYPPKEFILNISPYAPYGDPRLSLNGSLLSGAKLTASAAAGLAGDHDAARPGEKQRLGEDGLRSSVSAHSEPGAGKAARGRWHTVQSHLAAGKLSLSNFEDSTLSTATTLEYIPTSAGDPKCQRPRTLMRQQSLQQPLNQRANHSQPTTSQSLGHLQAHSGSSTGTSNPRGSRGAPGRQGIAAGSKQRMAGGRSRSNPGSWDHVVGQIRNRGLDMKSFLEGRMVVLSLVLGLSEQDDFANIPDLQPAGTQPPNQPNAQGDKRLPAGGKAVTTAPVPGQPPQDESDRKTEPHSSVSDLVNSLTSEMLMLSPGSEDDEAHEGISRENLGRIQFSVGYNFQESTLTVKIMKAQELPAKDFSGTSDPFVKIYLLPDKKHKLETKVKRKNLNPHWNETFLFEGFPYEKVVQRVLYLQVLDYDRFSRNDPIGEVSIPLNKVDLTQMQTFWKDLKPCSDGSGSRGELLLSLCYNPSANSIVVNIIKARNLKAMDIGGTSDPYVKVWLMYKDKRVEKKKTVVMKRCLNPVFNESFAFDIPTERLRETTIVITVMDKDRLSRNDVIGKIYLSWKSGPGEVKHWKDMIARPRQAVAQWHQLKA, from the exons GAGCTCCCTCCCGCGACGTCCTCCTCGTCTCAGCCATCATCACCGTCAGCCTTAGCGTCACCATCGTCCTCTGCGGGATCTGCCAGTGGTGCCAGCGCAAACTG GGTAAGCGGTACAAGACTTCCCTGGAGACAGTGGGAACCCCCGATTCCAGCCGAGGCCGCAGCGAAAAGAAAACCATCAA CGATCTAGACAGAGACTTTTGGAATAACAATGACAAcacagtgcagcagaaatggagCTCCTACCCTCCCAAGGAGTTTATTCTAAACATTTCACCTTACGCCCCGTACGGTGACCCCCGGCTTTCCCTCAA TGGCTCTCTGTTATCAGGGGCCAAGCTGACGGCGTCGGCCGCCGCGGGGTTGGCGGGGGACCACGAcgccgcccgccccggggaGAAGCAGCGGCTCGGCGAGGACGGCCTGAGGAGCAGCGTCTCTGCCCACAGCGAGCCCGGCGCGGGGAAGGCGGCGCGAGGCCGCTGGCACACGGTGCAGAGTCACTTGGCCGCAGGGAAACTCAGCCTGTCCAA TTTCGAGGACTCCACCTTGTCCACAGCCACTACCCTTGAGTATATCCCCACCTCAGCAGGCGACCCCAAATGCCAGAGGCCCCGCACGCTCATGCGCCAGCAAAGTCTCCAGCAACCCCTCAACCAGCGCGCCAACCACAGCCAACCCACCACCAGCCAAAGCTTGGGGCATCTCCAAGCCCACAGCGGCTCCTCCACCGGCACCAGCAACCCGCGGGGCTCCCGCGGTGCTCCGGGGCGGCAGGGCATCGCCGCCGGCTCCAAACAGCGGATGGCTGGCGGCCGGAGCCGTTCCAATCCCGGCAGCTGGGACCACGTGGTGGGGCAGATCCGCAACCGCGGCTTGGACATGAAGTCCTTCTT GGAAGGCCGGATGGTGGTGTTATCCCTGGTTTTGGGACTCTCAGAACAAGATGACTTTGCCAATATCCCTGACCTGCAACCCGCTGGGACGCAGCCGCCCAACCAGCCGAACGCTCAGGGGGACAAGAG GTTGCCGGCCGGCGGCAAGGCGGTGACCACAGCGCCGGTGCCGGGGCAGCCACCGCAAGATGAGTCCGACCGCAAGACAGAGCCACATTCCTCCGTCTCCGACCTGGTCAACTCCCTGACCAGCGAGATGCTGATG CTCTCCCCGGGCTCCGAGGATGACGAGGCCCATGAAGGCATCAGCCGGGAGAACCTGGGCCGCATCCAGTTCAGCGTCGGCTACAACTTCCAGGAGTCCACCTTGACCGTCAAGATCATGAAGGCGCAGGAGCTGCCAGCCAAGGACTTCAGCGGCACCAGCGACCCCTTCGTCAAGATCTACCTGCTCCCTGACAAGAAGCACAAGCTGGAGACCAAGGTGAAGCGGAAGAACCTCAACCCGCACTGGAACGAGACCTTCCTCTTTGAAG GGTTCCCTTACGAGAAGGTGGTGCAACGGGTGCTGTACCTCCAGGTCCTGGACTACGACCGCTTCAGCCGTAACGACCCCATCGGGGAGGTGTCCATCCCCCTCAACAAGGTGGACCTCACCCAGATGCAAACCTTCTGGAAGGATCTGAAGCCCTGCAGTGATGGCAGT GGAAGCCgtggggagctgctgctgtcgCTGTGCTACAACCCCTCGGCCAACTCCATCGTGGTGAACATCATCAAAGCACGGAACCTCAAAGCCATGGACATCGGGGGCACATCAG ACCCCTATGTGAAGGTGTGGCTGATGTACAAGGACAAGCGGGTGGAGAAGAAGAAGACGGTGGTAATGAAGCGGTGCCTGAACCCCGTCTTCAACGAGTCATTTGCCTTCGACATCCCCACGGAGCGGCTGCGCGAGACCACCATTGTCATCACCGTCATGGACAAGGACAGGCTGAGTCGCAACGATGTCATCGGCAAG
- the SYT7 gene encoding synaptotagmin-7 isoform X2, whose product MYLHPEAASAGAPSRDVLLVSAIITVSLSVTIVLCGICQWCQRKLGKRYKTSLETVGTPDSSRGRSEKKTINDLDRDFWNNNDNTVQQKWSSYPPKEFILNISPYAPYGDPRLSLNGSLLSGAKLTASAAAGLAGDHDAARPGEKQRLGEDGLRSSVSAHSEPGAGKAARGRWHTVQSHLAAGKLSLSKLPAGGKAVTTAPVPGQPPQDESDRKTEPHSSVSDLVNSLTSEMLMLSPGSEDDEAHEGISRENLGRIQFSVGYNFQESTLTVKIMKAQELPAKDFSGTSDPFVKIYLLPDKKHKLETKVKRKNLNPHWNETFLFEGFPYEKVVQRVLYLQVLDYDRFSRNDPIGEVSIPLNKVDLTQMQTFWKDLKPCSDGSGSRGELLLSLCYNPSANSIVVNIIKARNLKAMDIGGTSDPYVKVWLMYKDKRVEKKKTVVMKRCLNPVFNESFAFDIPTERLRETTIVITVMDKDRLSRNDVIGKIYLSWKSGPGEVKHWKDMIARPRQAVAQWHQLKA is encoded by the exons GAGCTCCCTCCCGCGACGTCCTCCTCGTCTCAGCCATCATCACCGTCAGCCTTAGCGTCACCATCGTCCTCTGCGGGATCTGCCAGTGGTGCCAGCGCAAACTG GGTAAGCGGTACAAGACTTCCCTGGAGACAGTGGGAACCCCCGATTCCAGCCGAGGCCGCAGCGAAAAGAAAACCATCAA CGATCTAGACAGAGACTTTTGGAATAACAATGACAAcacagtgcagcagaaatggagCTCCTACCCTCCCAAGGAGTTTATTCTAAACATTTCACCTTACGCCCCGTACGGTGACCCCCGGCTTTCCCTCAA TGGCTCTCTGTTATCAGGGGCCAAGCTGACGGCGTCGGCCGCCGCGGGGTTGGCGGGGGACCACGAcgccgcccgccccggggaGAAGCAGCGGCTCGGCGAGGACGGCCTGAGGAGCAGCGTCTCTGCCCACAGCGAGCCCGGCGCGGGGAAGGCGGCGCGAGGCCGCTGGCACACGGTGCAGAGTCACTTGGCCGCAGGGAAACTCAGCCTGTCCAA GTTGCCGGCCGGCGGCAAGGCGGTGACCACAGCGCCGGTGCCGGGGCAGCCACCGCAAGATGAGTCCGACCGCAAGACAGAGCCACATTCCTCCGTCTCCGACCTGGTCAACTCCCTGACCAGCGAGATGCTGATG CTCTCCCCGGGCTCCGAGGATGACGAGGCCCATGAAGGCATCAGCCGGGAGAACCTGGGCCGCATCCAGTTCAGCGTCGGCTACAACTTCCAGGAGTCCACCTTGACCGTCAAGATCATGAAGGCGCAGGAGCTGCCAGCCAAGGACTTCAGCGGCACCAGCGACCCCTTCGTCAAGATCTACCTGCTCCCTGACAAGAAGCACAAGCTGGAGACCAAGGTGAAGCGGAAGAACCTCAACCCGCACTGGAACGAGACCTTCCTCTTTGAAG GGTTCCCTTACGAGAAGGTGGTGCAACGGGTGCTGTACCTCCAGGTCCTGGACTACGACCGCTTCAGCCGTAACGACCCCATCGGGGAGGTGTCCATCCCCCTCAACAAGGTGGACCTCACCCAGATGCAAACCTTCTGGAAGGATCTGAAGCCCTGCAGTGATGGCAGT GGAAGCCgtggggagctgctgctgtcgCTGTGCTACAACCCCTCGGCCAACTCCATCGTGGTGAACATCATCAAAGCACGGAACCTCAAAGCCATGGACATCGGGGGCACATCAG ACCCCTATGTGAAGGTGTGGCTGATGTACAAGGACAAGCGGGTGGAGAAGAAGAAGACGGTGGTAATGAAGCGGTGCCTGAACCCCGTCTTCAACGAGTCATTTGCCTTCGACATCCCCACGGAGCGGCTGCGCGAGACCACCATTGTCATCACCGTCATGGACAAGGACAGGCTGAGTCGCAACGATGTCATCGGCAAG